One stretch of Enterobacter sp. RHBSTW-00994 DNA includes these proteins:
- a CDS encoding MBL fold metallo-hydrolase — MNYRIIPVTAFSQNCSLIWCEQTKLAALVDPGGDAEKIKQEVAASGVTLMQILLTHGHLDHVGAAAELAQHYGVPIIGPEKEDEFWLQGLPAQSRMFGLDECLPLTPDRWLNEGENVSVGNVALQVLHCPGHTPGHIVFFDDKSRLLISGDVIFKGGVGRSDFPRGDHGQLIQSIKQKLLPLGDDVTFIPGHGPMSTLGYERTHNPFLQDEMPVW; from the coding sequence ATGAACTATCGTATTATTCCGGTTACCGCGTTTTCCCAGAACTGTTCGCTTATCTGGTGTGAACAAACCAAACTGGCCGCGCTTGTTGATCCCGGTGGTGACGCCGAGAAAATCAAGCAAGAAGTCGCCGCAAGTGGTGTGACGCTGATGCAAATCTTGCTGACCCATGGTCATCTTGATCATGTCGGAGCAGCGGCGGAGCTGGCGCAACACTACGGTGTGCCAATCATCGGCCCGGAAAAAGAAGATGAGTTCTGGCTGCAGGGGTTACCGGCCCAAAGCCGCATGTTTGGTCTTGATGAGTGTCTTCCCTTGACGCCCGATCGTTGGTTGAATGAAGGAGAGAACGTCAGCGTAGGGAATGTGGCCTTACAGGTACTGCATTGTCCGGGACATACGCCAGGACATATCGTCTTCTTTGATGATAAGTCGCGTTTGCTGATCTCCGGTGACGTGATTTTCAAAGGTGGCGTAGGACGCAGCGACTTCCCGCGTGGCGACCACGGCCAGTTGATCCAGTCGATTAAACAGAAGTTATTACCGTTAGGTGATGATGTCACGTTTATTCCGGGTCATGGCCCAATGTCGACGCTGGGATATGAACGTACACATAACCCGTTCCTTCAGGATGAAATGCCTGTCTGGTAA
- a CDS encoding amino acid aminotransferase — protein sequence MFENITAAPADPILGLADLFRADDRPGKINLGIGVYKDETGKTPVLTSVKKAEQYLLENETTKNYLGIDGIPEFGRCTQELLFGKGSAIISDKRARTAQTPGGTGALRVAADFLAKNTSVKRVWVSNPSWPNHKSVFNSAGLEVCEYAYYDASKHALDFDGLLASLNDAQAGDVVLFHGCCHNPTGIDPTLEQWETLAKLSVEKGWLPLFDFAYQGFARGLEEDAEGLRAFAAVHQELIVASSYSKNFGLYNERVGACTLVAADEQTVDRAFSQMKSVIRANYSNPPAHGASVVATILSNDALRAIWEQELNDMRQRIQRMRLLFVSTLAEKGADRDFSFIIKQNGMFSFSGLTKEQVLRLREEFGVYAVASGRVNVAGMTPDNMAPLCEAIVAVL from the coding sequence ATGTTTGAGAACATTACCGCCGCCCCTGCCGACCCTATTCTGGGCCTGGCCGATCTGTTTCGTGCCGATGACCGCCCTGGAAAAATCAACCTCGGTATTGGTGTATATAAAGATGAAACCGGCAAAACACCGGTACTGACCAGCGTTAAAAAAGCTGAGCAGTATTTGCTGGAAAATGAAACCACCAAGAACTACCTCGGTATCGACGGTATCCCGGAATTTGGTCGTTGTACTCAGGAGTTGCTGTTCGGAAAAGGCAGCGCGATCATTAGCGATAAACGCGCCCGCACAGCGCAAACCCCTGGCGGTACTGGCGCGCTGCGTGTTGCGGCGGATTTCCTTGCGAAAAACACCTCCGTTAAGCGCGTATGGGTAAGCAACCCAAGCTGGCCAAACCATAAAAGTGTCTTTAACTCTGCGGGCCTGGAAGTGTGTGAATACGCGTACTACGACGCATCCAAACACGCACTGGACTTCGACGGCCTGCTGGCGAGCCTGAACGACGCTCAGGCCGGAGACGTTGTTCTGTTCCACGGCTGCTGCCACAACCCAACAGGTATCGACCCAACGCTGGAACAGTGGGAAACCTTAGCCAAACTGTCCGTTGAAAAAGGCTGGCTGCCGCTGTTCGACTTCGCTTATCAGGGCTTTGCCCGTGGCCTGGAAGAAGATGCTGAAGGCCTGCGCGCCTTCGCTGCCGTGCATCAGGAACTGATTGTGGCAAGTTCGTACTCCAAGAACTTCGGTCTGTACAATGAGCGTGTTGGTGCTTGTACTCTGGTTGCCGCTGATGAGCAGACCGTTGATCGTGCGTTCAGCCAGATGAAATCCGTGATCCGCGCAAACTACTCCAACCCACCAGCACACGGTGCATCTGTCGTTGCCACTATTTTGAGCAATGATGCATTACGTGCTATCTGGGAACAGGAGCTGAACGATATGCGTCAACGCATTCAACGCATGCGCCTGCTGTTTGTAAGTACCCTGGCTGAGAAAGGCGCTGATCGCGACTTCAGCTTTATTATCAAACAGAACGGTATGTTCTCATTCAGCGGTCTGACGAAAGAACAGGTTCTGCGTCTGCGTGAAGAGTTTGGTGTTTACGCTGTCGCATCCGGCCGTGTTAACGTTGCAGGAATGACGCCGGACAACATGGCGCCGCTGTGCGAAGCCATTGTCGCCGTACTGTAA
- a CDS encoding porin, producing the protein MMKRNILAVVIPALLVAGAANAAEIYNKSGNKLDFYGKVNAEHDFVTSGEETNNNDATYAQIGFKGETQINDQLTGYGQWEYRFAANQAEGGNQTNKNRLAFAGLKAGDAGSIDYGRNYGIVYDVESYTDMAPSFSGMTWGGNYVDNFMTSRSTGLLTYRNSDFFGLVDGLSLGVQYQGKNDRSDVKTANGDGVGYSLGYDFGEGFGAIASYSNANRTLDQKKDGEGDKAEAWGLGLKYDANNIYLATTYAETRNTTRTGSSGDAGFANKTQNFEVVAQYQFDFGLRPAISYVQTKGKDLVGVTNSKGTFKGGDADLAKFIQVGATYYFNKNFNVWADYYINLLDKDTAYAETVGGLNGNDDMAAVGVTYQF; encoded by the coding sequence ATGATGAAGCGCAATATTCTGGCAGTGGTAATCCCTGCTCTGCTGGTAGCCGGTGCAGCTAACGCTGCAGAAATCTATAACAAAAGCGGCAACAAACTGGACTTCTACGGCAAAGTTAACGCCGAGCACGACTTCGTGACGTCTGGTGAAGAAACCAACAACAACGACGCAACTTATGCGCAGATCGGTTTCAAAGGCGAAACTCAGATCAACGACCAACTGACCGGTTACGGTCAATGGGAATACCGTTTTGCAGCTAACCAGGCTGAAGGTGGCAACCAGACTAACAAAAACCGTCTGGCATTTGCAGGTCTGAAAGCTGGCGACGCTGGTAGCATCGACTACGGTCGTAACTACGGTATCGTATACGACGTAGAATCTTACACCGATATGGCTCCGTCCTTCTCCGGTATGACCTGGGGCGGTAACTACGTTGATAACTTTATGACCAGCCGTAGCACCGGCCTGCTGACCTACCGTAACAGCGATTTCTTCGGTCTGGTTGATGGTCTGAGCCTGGGCGTACAGTATCAGGGCAAAAACGACCGCTCTGACGTTAAAACCGCTAACGGTGACGGTGTAGGTTACTCTCTGGGTTATGACTTCGGCGAAGGCTTCGGTGCAATCGCATCTTACAGCAACGCTAACCGTACTCTGGATCAGAAAAAAGACGGCGAAGGTGACAAAGCTGAAGCATGGGGTCTGGGTCTGAAATACGACGCAAACAACATCTACCTGGCAACCACCTATGCAGAAACCCGCAACACTACCCGTACCGGTAGCAGCGGTGATGCTGGTTTTGCTAACAAAACCCAGAACTTCGAAGTTGTTGCTCAGTACCAGTTCGACTTCGGCCTGCGTCCAGCAATCTCCTATGTTCAGACCAAAGGTAAAGACCTGGTTGGCGTGACCAACTCTAAAGGTACTTTCAAAGGTGGCGATGCAGATCTGGCTAAATTCATCCAGGTTGGCGCAACTTACTACTTCAACAAAAACTTCAACGTGTGGGCTGACTACTACATCAACCTGCTGGATAAAGACACTGCATACGCTGAAACCGTTGGCGGCCTGAACGGCAACGACGACATGGCTGCTGTTGGTGTGACGTACCAGTTCTAA